One genomic region from Panthera tigris isolate Pti1 chromosome D1, P.tigris_Pti1_mat1.1, whole genome shotgun sequence encodes:
- the TEX12 gene encoding testis-expressed protein 12 isoform X1: MSIFEIAGQSHHMRALMRLTSNPCLQNMMASQVVKPDTRNCKRPRELEPQMPDSPHLSSLGKSDSSLSESSGLFYKDESLEKDLNDMSKEINLMLSAYAKILSERAAVDASYIDEIDGLFKEANTIENFLIQKRELLRQRFTVIANTLHR, from the exons ATGTCTATCTTTGAAATTGCAGGTCAAAGTCACCACATGAGAGCACTCATGAGACTAACTTCCAA CCCTTGCCTCCAGAATATGATGGCGAGTCAAGTTGTAAAACCTGATACTAGAAATTGCAAGAGACCAAGAGAGCTGGAG CCTCAAATGCCAGATAGTCCACATCTGTCCTCTCTTGGAAAATCAGATTCCTCTTTGTCTGAAAGCTCTGGACTATTTTATAAAGATGAATCCCTGGAGAAAGATTTGAATG ACATGAGCAAAGAAATTAATCTAATGTTGTCTGCATATGCAAAGATCTTAAG tgAGAGAGCAGCAGTAGATGCATCTTATATTGACGAGATAGATGGACTCTTCAAAGAAGCCAATACTATTGAAAACTTTCTAATACAAAAAAGAGAGCTCCTGAGACAGAGATTTACAGTGATTGCAAACACACTGCACAGATAA
- the TEX12 gene encoding testis-expressed protein 12 isoform X2: MMASQVVKPDTRNCKRPRELEPQMPDSPHLSSLGKSDSSLSESSGLFYKDESLEKDLNDMSKEINLMLSAYAKILSERAAVDASYIDEIDGLFKEANTIENFLIQKRELLRQRFTVIANTLHR, encoded by the exons ATGATGGCGAGTCAAGTTGTAAAACCTGATACTAGAAATTGCAAGAGACCAAGAGAGCTGGAG CCTCAAATGCCAGATAGTCCACATCTGTCCTCTCTTGGAAAATCAGATTCCTCTTTGTCTGAAAGCTCTGGACTATTTTATAAAGATGAATCCCTGGAGAAAGATTTGAATG ACATGAGCAAAGAAATTAATCTAATGTTGTCTGCATATGCAAAGATCTTAAG tgAGAGAGCAGCAGTAGATGCATCTTATATTGACGAGATAGATGGACTCTTCAAAGAAGCCAATACTATTGAAAACTTTCTAATACAAAAAAGAGAGCTCCTGAGACAGAGATTTACAGTGATTGCAAACACACTGCACAGATAA